One part of the Sporosarcina ureae genome encodes these proteins:
- a CDS encoding small multi-drug export protein — translation MLTYLLVFLAGAAPGFEVLVAVPLGILRGMPLATAVLIGFAGNALTIILEIMIFQKLKDWWESRKKTDANAPSKRTARAESIWKRFGIPGLALLGPVLIGSHLAAFLALALGSSKSQTAIWLLISLAIWSVVFGTLTVMGVDVFFWTRQKLA, via the coding sequence TTGTTAACATATCTACTTGTGTTTCTTGCAGGTGCAGCGCCAGGGTTTGAAGTGCTGGTGGCAGTTCCGCTCGGTATTTTACGTGGAATGCCTTTGGCAACTGCCGTACTAATTGGATTTGCAGGAAATGCTTTGACTATAATATTAGAAATTATGATCTTTCAAAAGTTAAAAGACTGGTGGGAAAGTAGAAAGAAAACGGATGCGAATGCTCCGTCAAAACGTACTGCACGGGCTGAAAGTATTTGGAAGCGCTTTGGTATACCTGGCCTTGCCCTTCTCGGTCCGGTTCTCATAGGCTCTCATCTGGCTGCATTTTTAGCGTTGGCGCTCGGTTCTTCCAAATCTCAGACCGCCATTTGGCTACTAATTAGTCTTGCGATCTGGTCAGTTGTATTTGGAACGTTAACGGTTATGGGAGTTGACGTATTCTTTTGGACACGTCAAAAATTAGCGTAA